DNA from Bordetella genomosp. 13:
GCCGTGGCGCCGGACAGCATCGATTGGCATGTGCTGTGGAACACCATCCACCAGGACCTGCCGCGCATCGGGCTCGAGGTCGAAACCCTGCTGCGGGCATTGGCGGACGAGGCGGTGCCCGCCGGTGCGTGAGTAGAACCGCATTGCGGTGAAGCCGTCCTGCGCGACGCGCGGTCCCGATCGTACACGGCCCACGCAGGCCCGACTCGGCCGCAACGCGGCCCGGTCTTGCGCTGCCCCGCCGTACCCGACCCGACCGCCCTTCAGGCCAGTTCGCGCAGCAGCAGGCTCCAGAACTTCACCCGCATCTCCAGCGTCGAAATCAGAATGTGTTCGTGCAGCGTGTGCGCGCCGTCGCCATCGGCGCCCAGGCCGTCCAGCGTGGGCACGCCCATGGCCGACGTGAAGTTGGCGTCGCTGCCGCCACCGGTCATCGGCGCGTCGTCGAGCACGAACCCCGCCTCGCGCGCATAGCCGCGCGCCAGCTCCAGCAGCGCGGTCACCGCGGCGTCCTTCACCATGGGCGGGCGGTTCAGTTCCACGTCGATGTCCAATTCGACATCCGGTCCCACCGCGCACAGCTGGCGCATGCGGCGCAGCACGTCCTCGGCCGCGCCCATGTCCGGCACGCGGAAGTCCACCACGCACCGGCACTGCGCCGGCACGGTGTTGGTGGCGGTGCCGCCGCTGATGGTGCCCACGCTGACGGTCACGCCGCGCTCGTAGTCGGTCATCGCCTCCAGCGCCAGCACCTGGTGCGCCATTTCTCGGATCGCGCTGCGCCCCAGCTGGTGCTGCACGCCGGCATGCGCGGGTCGGCCCTTCACGCCCAGGCGCAGCATGCCCGTGCCCTTGCGCGCCG
Protein-coding regions in this window:
- a CDS encoding M20 family metallopeptidase, which produces MNTLPDTDQLVAGIQAWMRCESPTNSPAGVAAMADIVATHARALGLRVDVTPLGERTGPLLYATNRAEGDTRPGILVLAHLDTVHPIGTLDDNPIRIEGDKLYGPGGYDMKAGIYLVLSAMTGLAEPGATRLPIDFLMVPDEETGSHASRQHIERFARNARYGLVCEPARANGGKCVTARKGTGMLRLGVKGRPAHAGVQHQLGRSAIREMAHQVLALEAMTDYERGVTVSVGTISGGTATNTVPAQCRCVVDFRVPDMGAAEDVLRRMRQLCAVGPDVELDIDVELNRPPMVKDAAVTALLELARGYAREAGFVLDDAPMTGGGSDANFTSAMGVPTLDGLGADGDGAHTLHEHILISTLEMRVKFWSLLLRELA